A single region of the Brassica rapa cultivar Chiifu-401-42 chromosome A03, CAAS_Brap_v3.01, whole genome shotgun sequence genome encodes:
- the LOC103855748 gene encoding SNAP25 homologous protein SNAP33 isoform X1, with translation MFGLKQPKPAGSGPSGSNPFDSDDDTLKPSNRINPEPSLAAKNLSLNSFDDDDCDEKRFTTSSKPSLDLDAKSRYRNGFRDSGGVENQSVQELESYAVYKSQETTKTVQGCLKVAEEIRSDAARTLVMLNEQGEKITRTHHKTVDIDHDLSRGEKLLGSLAGIFSPTWKPKKTRSITGPVITKGESPKRRVNHLETREKLGLNHLPKPQSRTHEPLPESADAYQKLEMEKAKQDDGLADLSDLLSELKNMAVDMGTEIERQNNGLDHLQDDVDELNFRVKQSNQRARRLLRKIL, from the exons ATGTTTGGTTTGAAGCAACCAAAGCCGGCTGGTTCTGGGCCTTCTGGCTCGAATCCTTTTGATTCGGATGATGACACCTTAAAGCCATCAAATAGGATTAACCCTGAACCTTCTCTAGCCGCTAAGAATCTCAGCTTAAACtcttttgatgatgatgattgtgATGAGAAGAGATTCACTACTTCTTCTAAACCCTCTTTGGATCTGGATGCAAAGAGCCGGTACAGGAACGGTTTTCGTGATTCTGGAGGTGTTGAGAACCAGAGTGTTCAGGAACTTGAGAGCTATGCTGTGTACAAGTCTCAGGAAACAACCAAAACCGTACAAGGGTGTCTGAAAGTAGCAGAGGAGATCAGATCAGATGCTGCCAGGACTCTGGTCATGTTGAATGAGCAAGGAGAGAAGATCACAAGGACGCACCACAAGACTGTTGACATCGATCATGATCTCAGTCGG GGTGAGAAACTTCTTGGAAGCCTCGCTGGCATTTTTTCACCGACTTGGAAGCCAAAGAAGACTCGTTCCATAACTGGTCCTGTTATAACTAAAG GTGAATCACCCAAGAGGAGAGTTAACCACTTGGAAACCAGAGAGAAGCTGGGGTTGAACCATTTGCCCAAACCACAATCAAGAACCCATGAACCGCTCCCTGAATCCGCTGATGCCTATCAGAAACTAGAG ATGGAGAAAGCAAAGCAGGACGATGGACTTGCAGATTTGAGTGATCTACTCAGCGAACTGAAGAACATGGCTGTTGATATGGGAACTGAAATCGAAAG GCAAAACAATGGACTTGATCATCTTCAAGACGATGTCGACGAGCTTAACTTCAGAGTGAAACAATCTAACCAACGAGCTCGCCGTTTACTCCGCAA AATCCTCTGA
- the LOC103855749 gene encoding uncharacterized acetyltransferase At3g50280, producing the protein MKEAKMVSYSSSSSSSEVKIISECFIKPKALPEKSNEPYHLSPLDHLMLSFQYIQKGLLFLKPSTPSDDATKPKDFMETLLKRLKDSLATTLVHFYPLAGRLSTLNTDNPRSYSVFVDCNDSPGAGFIHAKSELTVADIVGSNYVPLVVQSFFDHHKAVDVDGQTLSVFSVKVTELVDGVFIGLSMNHSVGDGSTFWNFFNSLSEIFNSQQDDETKDLFCLKNPPIFREESGPMCRLPYSPLDASITLSETPVLKERMFHFSSETLRSLKSKANKDCGETTMISSLQSLTAFIWRSITRARSLSNDQETTCRFAVGTRTRTDPPLPTNHFGVYTSLASTTAKTGDLLENGLGWAASKLHQAVTEQNGEKIASELDHWLKAPFVLQPDQLSEPNLVHMGSSPRFDKYGSEFGMGKAVAVRSGYNSKHDGKVSAYPGREGGGSIDLEVCLLPEFMEALESDQEFMSLVSSSQN; encoded by the coding sequence atGAAAGAAGCAAAAATGGTTTCatattcatcatcttcttcttcatctgaaGTCAAGATTATCTCAGAATGCTTCATCAAACCCAAAGCCCTCCCTGAAAAATCAAATGAACCATACCATTTATCACCACTAGACCATCTGATGCTCTCCTTCCAATACATCCAAAAGGGTCTTCTCTTTCTCAAACCATCAACACCATCTGATGATGCAACCAAACCAAAAGACTTCATGGAGACTTTGCTGAAAAGGCTAAAAGACTCTCTAGCAACAACACTTGTCCACTTCTACCCTCTCGCAGGTCGTCTCTCGACCTTGAACACAGACAATCCAAGATCTTACTCGGTGTTTGTGGATTGTAACGACAGTCCTGGAGCTGGATTTATCCATGCCAAATCAGAACTAACTGTAGCAGACATAGTTGGGTCCAACTACGTTCCTTTGGTTGTTCAATCTTTCTTTGACCATCACAAAGCAGTCGATGTTGATGGTCAAACCTTAAGTGTCTTCTCGGTCAAGGTAACAGAGCTGGTGGATGGAGTGTTCATAGGATTGTCTATGAATCATTCAGTTGGGGATGGAAGTACCTTCTGGAACTTTTTCAACTCTTTGTCAGAGATCTTCAACTCACAACAAGACGATGAAACCAAGGATTTGTTCTGTCTCAAGAATCCTCCAATCTTTCGTGAAGAGTCTGGTCCTATGTGCAGGCTTCCTTACAGTCCACTTGATGCGTCCATTACTCTATCCGAAACTCCGGTTTTGAAAGAGAGAATGTTCCATTTCTCATCAGAAACACTGAGATCACTGAAGTCAAAGGCCAATAAAGATTGTGGAGAAACAACAATGATCTCTTCGTTGCAGTCACTAACCGCATTTATATGGAGAAGCATTACAAGAGCAAGGAGCTTATCAAATGATCAAGAAACCACTTGCAGGTTTGCTGTAGGAACTAGAACAAGAACGGATCCACCATTGCCGACGAATCACTTTGGGGTTTACACCTCTCTTGCAAGCACCACTGCCAAAACAGGCGATCTGTTGGAGAATGGGTTGGGATGGGCTGCTTCAAAGCTGCATCAAGCTGTAACCGAACAAAATGGAGAGAAGATAGCTTCCGAACTTGATCATTGGTTGAAGGCTCCTTTTGTTTTGCAACCAGATCAGCTTTCGGAACCGAACCTTGTTCACATGGGAAGCTCACCGAGGTTTGACAAGTACGGAAGCGAGTTTGGGATGGGGAAAGCTGTTGCGGTTAGAAGCGGTTATAACAGCAAGCATGACGGGAAGGTGTCAGCTTACCCTGGgagagaaggaggaggaagcataGATTTGGAAGTCTGTCTTTTGCCAGAGTTTATGGAAGCTCTGGAATCAGATCAAGAGTTCATGTCTCTTGTCTCTTCTTCCCAGAACTAA
- the LOC103855748 gene encoding SNAP25 homologous protein SNAP33 isoform X2 has product MFGLKQPKPAGSGPSGSNPFDSDDDTLKPSNRINPEPSLAAKNLSLNSFDDDDCDEKRFTTSSKPSLDLDAKSRYRNGFRDSGGVENQSVQELESYAVYKSQETTKTVQGCLKVAEEIRSDAARTLVMLNEQGEKITRTHHKTVDIDHDLSRGEKLLGSLAGIFSPTWKPKKTRSITGPVITKGESPKRRVNHLETREKLGLNHLPKPQSRTHEPLPESADAYQKLEMEKAKQDDGLADLSDLLSELKNMAVDMGTEIERQNNGLDHLQDDVDELNFRVKQSNQRARRLLRK; this is encoded by the exons ATGTTTGGTTTGAAGCAACCAAAGCCGGCTGGTTCTGGGCCTTCTGGCTCGAATCCTTTTGATTCGGATGATGACACCTTAAAGCCATCAAATAGGATTAACCCTGAACCTTCTCTAGCCGCTAAGAATCTCAGCTTAAACtcttttgatgatgatgattgtgATGAGAAGAGATTCACTACTTCTTCTAAACCCTCTTTGGATCTGGATGCAAAGAGCCGGTACAGGAACGGTTTTCGTGATTCTGGAGGTGTTGAGAACCAGAGTGTTCAGGAACTTGAGAGCTATGCTGTGTACAAGTCTCAGGAAACAACCAAAACCGTACAAGGGTGTCTGAAAGTAGCAGAGGAGATCAGATCAGATGCTGCCAGGACTCTGGTCATGTTGAATGAGCAAGGAGAGAAGATCACAAGGACGCACCACAAGACTGTTGACATCGATCATGATCTCAGTCGG GGTGAGAAACTTCTTGGAAGCCTCGCTGGCATTTTTTCACCGACTTGGAAGCCAAAGAAGACTCGTTCCATAACTGGTCCTGTTATAACTAAAG GTGAATCACCCAAGAGGAGAGTTAACCACTTGGAAACCAGAGAGAAGCTGGGGTTGAACCATTTGCCCAAACCACAATCAAGAACCCATGAACCGCTCCCTGAATCCGCTGATGCCTATCAGAAACTAGAG ATGGAGAAAGCAAAGCAGGACGATGGACTTGCAGATTTGAGTGATCTACTCAGCGAACTGAAGAACATGGCTGTTGATATGGGAACTGAAATCGAAAG GCAAAACAATGGACTTGATCATCTTCAAGACGATGTCGACGAGCTTAACTTCAGAGTGAAACAATCTAACCAACGAGCTCGCCGTTTACTCCGCAAGTAA